The Nitrospira sp. genome window below encodes:
- the metE gene encoding 5-methyltetrahydropteroyltriglutamate--homocysteine S-methyltransferase yields MAVVATCLGYPRIGATRKLKKALESFWSGKSTAVDLQYTAAELRSRNWCAMKQAGIDHIPVGDFSLYDHMLDMAVAVGAVPERYQGIQDPLIRYFAMARGLQDLEAGIDVPALEMTKWFDTNYHYIVPEIDPNKPFVLNASKLLSEIDEARRILGIDPRPVITGPVTFLLLSKMAGDAKGTATLDLLDKLLPVYEQLVIELAKRRVGWIQLDEPCLTLDLDDRAKAAYRLALARLTNLENRPRLMLTTYFGRLADNLPIAVGSRCDALHVDLVRASEQLDAVLKAVRSPMRLSLGVVDGRNVWRTDLDAAHAIVRRAVLALGREYVLVAPSCSLLHVPVDLAGEQKIDTELKSWLAFAAQKLHELRVLADTAEMDTPADGRFMDARAARSTRQASSRVRNSAVRDCVQAVTDTMFRRTSPFQERIKKQRTRFNLPAFPTTTIGSFPQTGDVRGARAAWRAGHMTAQGYKEFLQAETRRCIQKQEALGLDVLVHGEFERTDMVEYFGEQLDGFAFTEKGWVQSYGSRCVKPPIIFGDVSRRHPMTVEWSTYAQQLTRRPMKGMLTGPVTILQWSFVRDDQPRKDTCLQIALALRGEVADLERAGIGMIQVDEPAIREGLPLRRRDWKAYLRWAVDAFKLATSGVLDETQIHTHMCYSEFGDILEAIAEMDADVMSIETSRSKMELLADFARFRYPNEIGPGVYDIHSPRVPMGEEMAELLLRAGMVLPAARLWVNPDCGLKTRGWPEVEAALANMVDAARLARKRFVGATS; encoded by the coding sequence TAAGCTGAAGAAAGCGCTCGAATCGTTTTGGTCGGGCAAGAGCACGGCGGTCGATCTTCAGTACACCGCCGCCGAACTGCGGAGTAGAAATTGGTGTGCCATGAAACAGGCCGGCATCGACCATATCCCGGTGGGGGATTTTTCGCTCTATGATCACATGCTGGACATGGCCGTGGCCGTCGGCGCCGTGCCGGAACGATATCAAGGCATACAAGATCCTCTTATCAGATATTTCGCCATGGCTCGTGGTCTACAGGACCTCGAGGCAGGTATCGATGTGCCTGCATTGGAGATGACGAAGTGGTTCGATACGAACTACCACTATATCGTTCCTGAGATTGATCCCAACAAGCCGTTCGTGCTCAATGCATCGAAACTTTTATCCGAAATCGATGAAGCAAGACGGATCCTCGGTATCGATCCTCGACCAGTCATCACCGGCCCCGTCACGTTTCTGCTCCTCTCGAAAATGGCAGGCGACGCGAAGGGCACTGCCACGCTCGATCTGCTCGACAAGCTCCTTCCCGTCTATGAGCAGCTTGTAATCGAACTGGCGAAGCGGCGCGTGGGGTGGATTCAACTCGACGAGCCCTGTCTCACGCTCGATCTCGATGACCGCGCGAAAGCGGCGTATCGGCTTGCCCTGGCACGTCTGACGAACCTGGAGAATCGGCCTCGCCTCATGCTGACGACCTACTTCGGTCGACTTGCGGACAACCTCCCGATTGCCGTGGGATCCCGTTGTGATGCCTTGCATGTCGATCTGGTGCGCGCCTCCGAACAACTCGACGCGGTGCTCAAGGCGGTTCGATCGCCAATGCGATTGTCTCTCGGGGTTGTCGACGGTCGGAACGTCTGGCGCACGGACCTCGATGCGGCCCATGCGATCGTGCGGCGGGCCGTGCTGGCCTTAGGACGAGAGTATGTCCTCGTTGCGCCCTCATGCTCGCTCCTCCACGTGCCGGTCGACCTGGCCGGCGAACAGAAGATCGACACAGAGCTCAAGAGTTGGTTGGCCTTCGCGGCACAAAAGCTCCATGAGCTTCGTGTGTTGGCCGACACGGCGGAGATGGATACGCCGGCTGACGGGCGCTTCATGGATGCGCGGGCCGCACGATCAACCAGACAGGCGTCCTCGAGAGTTCGCAACTCTGCCGTGCGAGATTGCGTACAAGCGGTGACCGACACGATGTTCCGCCGGACCTCACCATTCCAGGAACGCATCAAGAAGCAGCGTACTCGGTTCAACCTGCCGGCTTTTCCGACGACGACCATCGGTTCCTTCCCTCAGACCGGCGATGTTCGTGGTGCACGCGCCGCCTGGCGAGCGGGGCATATGACGGCGCAGGGCTATAAGGAATTTCTGCAAGCCGAGACACGCCGCTGTATCCAGAAGCAAGAAGCGCTTGGGCTCGATGTCTTGGTACACGGTGAATTCGAGCGCACTGACATGGTGGAGTATTTCGGCGAACAGCTCGACGGCTTCGCCTTCACCGAGAAGGGCTGGGTCCAGAGCTATGGATCGCGTTGTGTGAAGCCGCCTATCATTTTCGGCGATGTTTCGCGGCGGCACCCGATGACCGTGGAGTGGTCGACCTACGCCCAACAGCTCACACGGCGTCCGATGAAGGGCATGCTCACGGGGCCGGTCACCATCCTCCAGTGGTCGTTCGTCCGTGACGATCAGCCGCGCAAGGATACCTGTCTCCAGATCGCCCTTGCGCTTCGCGGAGAGGTTGCCGACTTGGAACGGGCGGGCATCGGAATGATCCAGGTGGACGAACCGGCGATTCGCGAAGGGCTTCCGCTCCGGCGTCGGGATTGGAAGGCCTATCTGCGCTGGGCGGTCGACGCCTTCAAACTCGCCACGAGCGGAGTCCTGGACGAGACGCAGATCCATACCCACATGTGTTATTCGGAGTTCGGGGACATCCTGGAGGCCATCGCCGAAATGGATGCCGACGTCATGTCCATCGAAACGTCTCGTTCGAAGATGGAGCTGCTGGCCGATTTTGCTCGCTTCCGTTATCCGAACGAAATCGGCCCCGGCGTGTACGACATTCACTCACCGCGTGTGCCGATGGGCGAAGAAATGGCGGAGCTCCTTCTTCGTGCCGGAATGGTCTTGCCGGCCGCGCGTCTCTGGGTGAACCCCGATTGCGGACTCAAAACGCGCGGCTGGCCGGAAGTCGAGGCGGCGCTCGCCAACATGGTTGACGCGGC